A single window of Sphaerodactylus townsendi isolate TG3544 linkage group LG03, MPM_Stown_v2.3, whole genome shotgun sequence DNA harbors:
- the TREX2 gene encoding three prime repair exonuclease 2: MASPQEFQTFVFLDVETTGLPPAQPCIAELCLFAVNRHSLQCPALDLSQFPQPPRILDKLTLCIDPEKPFAPKAEEITGLSNQTLEENCKPHFNSAVVEAMRAFLDRQAGPICLVAHNGLGFDFPLLRTELWRVDADLPPDTSCLDTLPALKDLDQAANKSYRLGEVFRRFYGQDPVGAHSAEGDVLTLLLVFLAKAPSLMEWAAVNARSWGEIKPMYPPSPLSRRNWR, encoded by the coding sequence ATGGCTTCCCCCCAGGAATTCCAGACCTTCGTCTTCCTTGACGTCGAAACCACCGGCTtgcccccagcccagccctgcatCGCCGAGCTGTGTCTTTTTGCTGTGAACCGTCATTCGCTGCAGTGCCCCGCCCTGGATTTGTCGCAATTCCCGCAGCCTCCTCGCATCTTGGACAAACTCACCCTTTGCATCGACCCGGAGAAGCCGTTCGCCCCTAAAGCAGAGGAGATCACCGGGCTGAGCAACCAGACGCTGGAGGAGAACTGCAAGCCACATTTCAACAGTGCTGTGGTGGAGGCCATGAGGGCCTTCCTGGACCGGCAAGCTGGCCCCATCTGCTTGGTGGCCCACAACGGCCTGGGCTTTGACTTCCCCCTGCTGCGGACCGAGCTCTGGCGAGTGGACGCTGACCTGCCGCCGGACACCAGCTGTCTGGACACGCTGCCGGCCCTGAAAGACCTGGATCAGGCTGCGAACAAGAGCTACAGGCTGGGAGAGGTGTTCCGGCGCTTCTATGGGCAGGATCCCGTCGGGGCCCACTCGGCTGAAGGGGACGTGCTCACTCTGCTCTTGGTGTTCCTTGCCAAAGCCCCCAGTCTGATGGAGTGGGCAGCGGTCAACGCCCGAAGCTGGGGGGAGATCAAGCCGATGTACCCTCCCAGTCCACTCAGCCGCAGAAACTGGCGCTAA